A section of the Streptomyces sp. V3I8 genome encodes:
- a CDS encoding alpha/beta hydrolase, with the protein MEVDFVRDYRILHDAGYNVLAYDLRNHGLSGAAHGGIIGSGWLEARDVLGSLNYARERADTRAMTVELFSRCLGANSTFAAMTRQPRAFDSVRCLVAPQPVTTSIILQHQLELAGVSRAHIGALDERIVLRTGISLAERDNREWAKAVTTPTFLYQVHDDVLTEPEDVQTMFDNIPVADKKLHWVEGTTVRWDGYLEFQRRPEPMLAWFQEHMN; encoded by the coding sequence GTGGAAGTCGACTTCGTCCGCGACTACCGGATCCTCCACGACGCCGGTTACAACGTGCTGGCCTACGACCTGCGCAACCACGGCCTGTCCGGAGCAGCGCACGGGGGCATCATCGGCAGCGGATGGCTGGAGGCCCGCGACGTGCTGGGCTCGCTGAACTATGCGCGTGAGCGGGCGGACACCCGCGCGATGACGGTCGAGCTCTTCAGCCGCTGCCTCGGAGCCAACTCGACGTTCGCGGCGATGACCCGACAGCCGCGCGCTTTCGACAGTGTCCGCTGCCTGGTCGCTCCGCAGCCGGTCACCACCAGCATCATCCTGCAGCACCAACTGGAGCTCGCCGGCGTCTCCCGCGCCCATATAGGCGCCCTCGACGAACGTATCGTCCTGCGCACCGGGATATCGCTGGCCGAGCGTGACAACCGTGAATGGGCCAAAGCTGTCACCACGCCCACGTTCCTTTACCAGGTGCACGACGACGTCCTCACCGAACCGGAGGACGTGCAGACGATGTTCGACAACATCCCCGTCGCCGACAAGAAGCTGCACTGGGTGGAAGGGACCACGGTGCGCTGGGACGGCTATCTCGAATTCCAGCGCCGCCCGGAGCCGATGCTGGCCTGGTTCCAGGAGCACATGAACTGA
- a CDS encoding Orn/Lys/Arg decarboxylase N-terminal domain-containing protein, whose translation MAEGTVLVAVTEHPEDRCVTAGQLTRIAEGIRASGLQVRWVVSVSDAEAVLRTEAGLAAAVVAWDLLPGTEDGPGGATVLHMIGRRFRNLPVFLVMADEGLGELPLWVSQSVVGYVWPLEDTPTFIAGRITTAARAYQDALLPPFFKALRRFDDAHEYSWHTPAHSGGVAFLKSPVGRAFHDYFGERLLRSDLSISVGELGSLFEHTGPIGEAERNAARVFGSDRTYFVLHGDSTCNRLVGHFSVTRDEIALVDRNCHKSVLHGLVVSGARPVYLVPTRNGYGLAGPLPPAEIAADSVAARIARSPLSAGAVSSRAQYAVFTNSTYDGLCYDASAAARAFAASTPRLHFDEAWFAYARFHRLYAGRYGMSVGEETFPGPDRPTVFATQSTHKLLAALSQGAMVHVRPAPRAPVEHDRFNEALMMHGTTSPSYPMIASLDVATAMMDGPQGQWLVDEAVTEAVRFRQEMVRIGRRIEAAGDRPPWFFGVWQPDEVTDPANGTRLPFDEAPAKLLRTEASCWHLAPNADWHGFPGLADGYCMLDPVKVTLTCPGVDATGVMSDWGIPARILTAYLSTRGIVVEKTDSYTTLVLFSMGITKGKWGTLLDALMDFKDLYDGDVPLERMLPALVAEYPRRYAGRSLRDLCQEMHAHLRDARLVELLDTAFQQLPEPVTPPQLCYERLIRGGTDRIPLADAPGRIAAAMVTVTPPGIPVLMPGESVGKEDGPLLRYLGALECFDRHFPGFGSETHGVTRAPGTGDYLIECLRPDEQDGPLGATAPAQRRGNARAAEPDRH comes from the coding sequence ATGGCTGAGGGCACGGTTCTGGTGGCGGTGACGGAACATCCGGAAGACAGGTGCGTTACTGCTGGGCAGTTGACTCGCATCGCCGAGGGGATTCGGGCGAGCGGCCTTCAGGTCCGGTGGGTGGTGAGCGTCTCGGACGCCGAGGCGGTGCTCAGGACGGAGGCCGGTCTGGCCGCCGCGGTGGTGGCCTGGGATCTTCTGCCCGGGACCGAGGATGGGCCAGGTGGCGCGACCGTCCTGCACATGATCGGACGCCGGTTCCGGAATCTGCCGGTGTTCCTGGTCATGGCGGACGAGGGGCTGGGCGAGCTGCCGCTGTGGGTGTCGCAGTCGGTGGTGGGCTACGTGTGGCCGCTGGAGGACACGCCTACGTTCATCGCGGGGCGGATCACCACCGCCGCGCGTGCCTACCAGGACGCCCTGCTCCCGCCGTTCTTCAAAGCGTTGCGGCGTTTCGACGACGCGCACGAGTACTCATGGCACACCCCGGCACACTCCGGCGGCGTCGCCTTTCTCAAGTCGCCCGTGGGTCGGGCCTTCCACGACTACTTCGGGGAGCGGCTGCTGCGCAGTGACCTGTCGATCTCGGTGGGGGAGCTCGGCTCCCTGTTCGAGCACACCGGTCCGATCGGTGAGGCCGAACGCAACGCCGCGCGGGTCTTCGGCTCCGACCGTACGTACTTCGTCCTGCACGGCGATTCCACCTGCAATCGTCTGGTCGGCCACTTCAGTGTGACGCGTGACGAGATCGCCCTGGTGGACCGTAACTGTCACAAGTCGGTCCTGCACGGCCTGGTCGTCTCCGGCGCCCGGCCGGTGTACCTGGTCCCGACCCGCAACGGCTATGGGCTCGCCGGACCGCTGCCGCCAGCCGAGATCGCGGCGGACTCGGTTGCGGCGAGGATTGCGAGAAGCCCTCTCTCGGCGGGCGCGGTGTCGTCGCGTGCCCAGTACGCGGTGTTCACCAACTCCACGTACGACGGTCTGTGTTACGACGCGTCGGCGGCGGCCCGGGCCTTCGCGGCCAGCACTCCCCGGCTGCACTTCGACGAGGCGTGGTTCGCGTACGCCCGCTTCCATCGGCTCTACGCGGGGCGCTACGGCATGTCCGTGGGCGAGGAGACGTTCCCCGGCCCCGATCGGCCGACGGTCTTCGCGACCCAGTCCACGCACAAGTTGCTGGCGGCGCTGTCGCAGGGAGCCATGGTGCACGTCCGCCCTGCCCCGCGGGCGCCGGTGGAGCACGACCGGTTCAACGAGGCCTTGATGATGCACGGCACGACATCGCCGTCGTATCCGATGATCGCCTCGCTGGACGTGGCCACGGCGATGATGGATGGTCCGCAAGGGCAGTGGCTGGTCGACGAGGCGGTCACGGAAGCAGTCCGGTTCCGCCAGGAGATGGTGCGAATCGGGCGGCGGATCGAGGCCGCCGGGGACCGGCCGCCCTGGTTCTTCGGGGTGTGGCAGCCGGATGAGGTGACCGACCCCGCGAACGGGACGCGGCTTCCGTTCGACGAGGCCCCGGCGAAGTTGCTGCGGACCGAGGCGTCCTGCTGGCACCTTGCACCCAACGCGGACTGGCACGGCTTCCCCGGCTTGGCCGATGGCTACTGCATGCTCGACCCGGTCAAGGTCACCTTGACCTGTCCGGGAGTGGACGCGACCGGCGTGATGTCCGACTGGGGCATCCCGGCACGGATCCTCACCGCCTATCTGAGTACGCGCGGCATCGTCGTGGAGAAGACTGACAGCTACACCACGCTGGTGCTGTTCTCCATGGGCATCACCAAGGGCAAGTGGGGCACGCTGCTGGACGCCTTGATGGACTTCAAGGACCTTTACGACGGTGATGTCCCGCTGGAGCGGATGCTGCCGGCTCTGGTTGCCGAGTACCCGCGACGCTACGCAGGGCGGAGCCTGCGCGACCTGTGCCAGGAGATGCACGCCCACTTGCGCGACGCCCGCCTGGTCGAACTGCTCGACACGGCCTTCCAACAACTCCCGGAGCCGGTCACCCCGCCCCAGCTGTGCTACGAGCGCCTGATCCGCGGCGGCACGGACCGTATCCCCCTGGCGGACGCGCCGGGCCGGATCGCCGCGGCGATGGTCACGGTGACGCCGCCGGGTATCCCGGTCCTCATGCCGGGCGAGAGCGTCGGAAAGGAAGACGGCCCCCTGCTCCGCTACCTCGGCGCCCTGGAGTGCTTCGACCGTCACTTCCCCGGCTTCGGCAGCGAGACGCACGGGGTGACCCGTGCCCCCGGCACCGGCGACTATCTGATCGAGTGCCTGCGCCCGGACGAGCAGGACGGACCCCTCGGCGCCACGGCGCCGGCGCAGCGGCGGGGGAACGCACGGGCGGCGGAGCCCGACCGGCACTGA
- a CDS encoding transposase family protein produces the protein MFVDRLLATLVHLRHGATHDVLACWFGVDRSTITRAVNEVRPLLAERGCTISPDVRLRTLAEVVDHLGSSGTTGIIDGTEIRVRRPAAGRKDRDRFISGKNKQNAVKSMVVTDGEGRVLWCSPTRPASCADITHARQLGLVTLLADAPALEILADAGYQGLGAQTGGRVVTPPHRKFKKNAPDWYEEMYERQRKAHSSRRIRVEHGIAHLKNWRALARHLGRREHMSDTVQAVAGLLSHQQTAGLHSTRQT, from the coding sequence GTGTTCGTCGACCGCTTGCTGGCCACCCTCGTCCATCTTCGTCACGGAGCCACTCACGACGTACTGGCCTGCTGGTTCGGCGTTGACCGCTCGACCATCACACGAGCCGTCAACGAGGTGCGGCCCCTGCTCGCCGAGCGGGGCTGCACGATCAGCCCCGACGTGCGGCTGCGAACCCTGGCCGAGGTCGTCGACCACCTCGGCTCGAGCGGGACGACCGGCATCATCGACGGCACCGAGATCCGCGTCCGGCGACCCGCCGCAGGGCGCAAGGACCGGGACAGGTTCATCTCCGGCAAGAACAAGCAGAATGCCGTCAAGTCCATGGTGGTGACGGACGGCGAAGGCCGCGTGCTGTGGTGCAGCCCCACTCGTCCCGCGAGCTGTGCGGACATCACCCACGCCCGCCAGTTGGGGCTGGTCACGCTCCTGGCCGACGCGCCCGCGCTTGAGATCCTCGCCGACGCCGGCTACCAGGGCCTGGGCGCGCAGACCGGCGGCCGGGTGGTGACGCCCCCGCATCGCAAGTTCAAGAAGAACGCCCCCGACTGGTACGAGGAGATGTACGAGCGCCAGCGCAAGGCGCACTCCTCGCGCCGTATCCGGGTCGAGCACGGCATCGCCCATCTGAAGAACTGGCGGGCCCTGGCCCGCCACCTCGGCCGCCGCGAGCACATGAGCGACACCGTCCAGGCCGTTGCCGGCCTGCTCTCTCACCAGCAGACCGCAGGCCTGCACTCGACACGGCAAACGTGA
- a CDS encoding class I SAM-dependent methyltransferase yields the protein MTGTAPQHTDVEGVDGGVGLTALLVAAARTIETHRDDSLARDAYAEHFVRAAPACADWPVRIEQVPDGDGDPLWGRFARYFGLRTRVLDDFLLRSVRTGPRQVVLLGAGLDTRALRLNWPSGCTVFEIDRAGVLEFKHRVLTDLAAIPKAKRVAVPADLRTDWVSALTGAGFDLAAPSVWLAEGLLFYLPGPAETHVIDTVDKLTAKGSALAFEAKLEKDLLAYHDSPIYTATREQIGIDLLHLFDKGPRPDSAGALRAKGWSTSMYTPFDFTRRHGHGPLPEPNDALEGNRWVFAHKPRP from the coding sequence ATGACCGGCACGGCGCCGCAACATACGGATGTGGAAGGCGTGGACGGCGGCGTGGGTTTGACCGCCCTCCTGGTCGCCGCGGCACGGACGATCGAGACCCACCGCGACGACAGCCTGGCCCGGGACGCCTACGCGGAACACTTCGTCCGCGCCGCCCCGGCGTGCGCGGACTGGCCGGTGCGCATCGAGCAGGTCCCGGACGGGGACGGCGACCCGCTGTGGGGGCGGTTCGCCCGCTACTTCGGCCTGCGTACCAGGGTCCTCGACGACTTCCTGCTCCGCTCGGTCCGGACGGGCCCCCGGCAGGTTGTCCTGCTGGGGGCGGGGCTGGACACCCGCGCCCTCCGGCTGAACTGGCCATCCGGCTGCACCGTCTTCGAGATCGACCGGGCGGGTGTGTTGGAGTTCAAGCACCGGGTGCTCACCGACCTGGCGGCCATCCCGAAAGCGAAGCGTGTCGCCGTACCGGCCGACCTGCGCACGGACTGGGTCAGCGCGTTGACCGGCGCCGGCTTCGACCTGGCCGCACCGAGCGTCTGGCTGGCCGAGGGACTCCTCTTCTACCTGCCGGGCCCTGCCGAGACGCACGTCATCGACACGGTGGACAAGCTGACCGCCAAAGGCAGCGCTCTGGCCTTCGAGGCCAAGCTGGAAAAGGACCTGCTGGCGTACCACGACAGCCCGATCTACACGGCGACGCGAGAACAGATCGGCATCGACCTGCTCCACCTCTTCGACAAGGGGCCACGACCCGACTCCGCAGGCGCCCTGAGAGCCAAGGGCTGGTCCACCTCGATGTACACGCCTTTCGACTTCACCCGTCGGCACGGACATGGCCCCCTTCCCGAGCCGAACGACGCGCTGGAGGGAAACCGGTGGGTGTTCGCGCACAAGCCCCGGCCATGA
- a CDS encoding EF-hand domain-containing protein produces MRTEAAKRVELVFSLFDANGNGVIDSEDFDLMTGRVLEAAAASDDGAKAAIRAAFRRYWTTLATELDTNGDGVITLDEFRPFVLDPERFGPTITEFAEALAALGDPDGDGLIERALFVSLMTAIGFEEANIHALFDAFGPDAEDRITVASWAVGIEDYYAPDMAGIPGDQLVAARAL; encoded by the coding sequence ATGCGAACTGAGGCCGCCAAGCGGGTCGAACTGGTCTTCTCCCTATTCGACGCCAATGGCAACGGAGTCATCGACTCCGAAGACTTCGACCTGATGACGGGCCGTGTTCTGGAGGCGGCGGCCGCGTCGGACGACGGCGCCAAGGCCGCCATCCGGGCTGCGTTCCGCCGCTACTGGACGACGTTGGCCACTGAACTGGACACCAACGGCGACGGGGTGATCACCCTGGATGAGTTCCGTCCGTTCGTGCTCGACCCCGAGCGTTTCGGTCCCACGATCACTGAGTTCGCCGAGGCGCTCGCCGCACTCGGCGATCCCGACGGGGACGGCCTGATCGAGCGCGCTCTCTTCGTGTCGCTGATGACGGCGATCGGCTTTGAGGAGGCGAACATCCACGCCCTCTTCGACGCCTTCGGGCCGGACGCCGAGGACCGCATCACCGTGGCTTCGTGGGCCGTGGGCATCGAGGACTACTACGCGCCGGACATGGCCGGGATCCCGGGCGACCAGCTCGTGGCTGCCCGGGCCCTCTGA